One genomic window of Alistipes sp. ZOR0009 includes the following:
- a CDS encoding FAD:protein FMN transferase: MMKKLLVVLAACAVLFSSCNSREKEYVKISGFAQGTTYSMSYRDAQKRNLQPQVDSILKNFDQSLSIYCKTSIITRINNNDTTVRTDAYFDECYKLSEEVYQATNGAFDITVGPLVQAWGFGLKKRDKITKERIDSILPLVGMGKVKLVDGKLIKSNPSMFVDVNAIAQGYSVDVIARYFESKGINEYLVEIGGETLCKGLNSKGKAWVIGIDKPFDNNVTPGQDLQAKVALPSGKALATSGSYRKFFEENGVKYSHELDPKTGYPAHNTLLSISVVANNCALADGYATAFMVMGVDKAKEFLAKRSDMDAFMVYSGPKGEFLTYATSGFDKMLIK; encoded by the coding sequence ATGATGAAAAAATTATTAGTTGTTTTAGCGGCTTGTGCTGTTCTATTTTCCTCGTGTAATAGCCGCGAAAAAGAGTATGTTAAGATAAGCGGATTTGCACAGGGGACAACCTATTCAATGTCTTATCGTGATGCGCAGAAGCGCAATCTGCAGCCTCAGGTAGATTCTATCCTTAAAAATTTTGATCAGTCGCTTTCAATATATTGCAAGACGAGTATCATTACACGTATAAATAATAATGATACAACGGTACGTACTGATGCCTACTTTGATGAGTGTTACAAACTCTCGGAGGAGGTGTATCAGGCTACCAATGGAGCTTTTGATATCACTGTTGGTCCGCTTGTGCAGGCATGGGGGTTTGGGCTTAAAAAGCGTGATAAAATAACCAAAGAACGCATTGATAGCATCCTTCCTTTAGTAGGTATGGGTAAGGTTAAACTAGTGGACGGAAAGCTTATTAAAAGTAATCCCAGCATGTTTGTTGATGTCAATGCCATTGCTCAGGGCTATTCTGTTGATGTAATTGCTCGCTATTTCGAAAGTAAAGGAATAAATGAGTACTTGGTTGAAATAGGCGGAGAAACTCTATGTAAAGGACTAAACTCTAAAGGTAAGGCTTGGGTAATAGGCATTGATAAACCCTTCGATAACAACGTAACTCCTGGTCAAGACCTGCAGGCAAAGGTGGCTTTGCCTAGTGGTAAAGCATTGGCCACATCTGGTAGCTACCGCAAGTTTTTTGAAGAGAATGGAGTAAAGTATTCGCATGAATTGGATCCTAAAACGGGCTACCCTGCACATAACACGCTATTAAGTATTTCGGTTGTTGCAAACAACTGTGCGTTGGCTGATGGATATGCAACCGCTTTTATGGTTATGGGGGTAGATAAGGCTAAAGAGTTTCTTGCTAAACGTTCGGATATGGATGCGTTTATGGTGTACTCCGGTCCAAAAGGTGAATTTTTGACCTATGCCACTTCTGGTTTTGATAAAATGCTTATAAAGTAG